The following DNA comes from Halalkaliarchaeum sp. AArc-CO.
GCCCTCGAACGACACGACGTGACCACGTTGTCGGAGATGGAAACGGACGCTCTCGTGAACCTCTACACGCTGCTGTCGGACGTCCAGCGCAATGCCAACGATCTCCGTCAGGACGTGGCTGGGGTGCTCCTGAACCGACTTCACCACGATCGCCCCGTGAGGGGCCCCTTCGGATCCGTCCAGCGCACGACCCGTCGGAATCGATCGTTGAAAGACGAGGACGAGGTACTGGCGAAGCTGGAAGAGGCGGGGATCGATCGCGAGCGCGTGACGGGGATCGACCGGAGCAAGATCGACGACGCGTTGGAGGTCACAAAGTTGTCCGAGACGGACGTGTACGACATCGAGGAGAGCGAGTACGTCCGCAAGGCCGAGGTGGATGAGGAGGTCAAGGAGACGCGTCTTCAGGGCCTCAAGGAGCAACTGGCGGCTACTGAGGGCGAGGAGGCCGAGGACTTACGCCAGGAGATCGAGGACTTGGAGGGACGTATCGACGAGCTGACGAGCTTCCGAACGGGGGCTGAAGTCCATGAATAGATATCCCAATGGCCGGGCTGTTTCAGATCGCCGTCGAGCTCATGCTAACGAAGTGTTGAACATGGGAAAAGCGGCTTGTCAGCACCCTATTCCGGTAATACTATGATTCGTGGCTGTGACTCCCATGTTGTAACCGCAAGCAGGAGCGGACGGTGCCATGAAAACACTCCAACTCTGGTCGGAAGCGGTTGCCGGTAAAACGCACCAACTCGCCTCTCCAGAGTGGGGTATCCGTTATAAAGAACCTGCGCCGTCTGGCAAATGTGCCTCAGGCGCTCCCGTCATGGACTCGCCGGGATTTGAACCCGGGGCCTCTCCCATGCCAAGGGAGTGATCTACCACTGATCTACGAGCCCCCGTACGCGACCGAACGTATCCCGGTTACGCTAATAAGGCCTTCGAATCGCCCGAACCTCCGATACCGATTCCAAACCGACCGGGGATAGAAACCCATTAAACCCTCCGCGTCCACCTCACAGTTGGGAACAGCACGGCCGCAAATCTGACTCGCCCGTACGGGCTTGGGATTGCGGAAGTGCATCGAGAGCTCCCGGCGGACCCACCAGTTCGTCGCGGAGTAGTCGGTGTTTCGCCTTCTGCGGCCGGCGTTCCAATCAGACAATGGCACGAATGCACACACGCCGACGCGGCTCGTCCGGTTCGGACAGGCCCGTCGCAGACGACCCACCGGAGTGGAGCGACGTCGAACCAGACGCGATCGAGGAGCGCGTCCTCGAACTTGCAGACCAGGGGCACGATCCCAGCCAGATCGGCATGAAACTGCGCGACGAGGGCGTCAAGGGCGTCCCAGTCCCCGACGTGAAACTCGCGACCGGCAAGAAGCTCACCGAGATCCTCGAGGAGAACGACGCCGACCCGGAGCTCCCCGAAGACCTCCGGAACCTGATGGAACGTGCCGTCCGCCTGCGCGAGCACATGCAGGAAAACCAGCAGGACCACAGCAACAAGCGGGCGCTTCAAAACACCGAAGCGAAGATCCGCCGCCTGGCTAACTACTACCGCGGCGACAAGCTCGAGGAAGACTTCAAGTACAACTACGAGAACGCCGTCGAGCTGCTCGAAGAGTAACCCGAGACGACTCCCACCACCAATGTCCGGAACCGACGCGGTCGGTCCGTCCGCCGACGCGACAAGCGTCGCCGCTACCGTCCGGGAGGCATCGTTCCTGACGCTGCTTTCCGACACTGACGGCGATGCGATCGCCGCTGCGGGACTCATCGCAGGCGCCGCACGGACCGCAGGGATCCCGTTTCAGGTCAGGTCGACCGACGACCCGAACGGCCTGCTTTCGACGGGACTCCCGAACGACGGCCCGGACGAGCGGACGCTGGTTGTGGGACGCGAGTCGGCGATCGCCGACGCGTCCCTGCCAGGGAAGGTGTCGACAGCCGACGGGGAATCCGCTAGCGCGTCCGCCTACCGGACGGCAATCGAGCTCGACGACGATCCCGATCCGGTGCTCGCGCTCGCAGGCTCGATCGCGGCCGGGGCGGTACCCGGAGACGACGGCACCGCGGCGATCCTCGAACGCGCACGGGAACGGGACCGCCTCGAACAGCGACCCGGCGTCGGGCTGCCGGTTCGGGAGCTCACGGACGGGCTCGGCCACTCTGTGCAGTTTCTCGCCCCGTTTTCGGGTGATCCCGATCGGACCGCGGAGATCCTCGACGAGTGGGGACTCCCGACGGACGCCGATGCGGGAGAGCTGGAACCCGGCCAGCAGGAACAGCTCGCCTCACTGCTCGCAATCGAGGTGACGACCGCCGAGGGGGCGGTCCCGGAGGCGGCGGCCGCGATCGAGACAGCGTTGCGACCGTACGCGATCGACGGCCCGTTCGAAACGCTAGCCGGCTATGCGGAGGTACTCGACGTGCTGGCCCGCGAACGACCGGGAACCGCGATCGCGATCGCACTCGATCGCGACGACCGAGAAGGGCCGAACAGCTCGAACCGATCTCCCCAGCTTCGCGAGAGCGCACTCGAGGCGTGGCGCGCCCACGCTCGAGGAACCCATCGAGCGATCGACGCCGCGACCACCGGGCGATACGACGGCTCGCTGCTCGCGCGCGTCGACGCCGACCCGGCCGTGCTGCCGACGATCGCCAGACTTCTGTGCGACTACCGGTCGCCGGAGCCGGTCGTGGTCGTGATCCAGCAGGGCGCGGACGGTGCCGGCGGAGCAGCCGCCGGGGCGAACCGGGATCCCGGGGGAGGTGGGCCGGCGCTCGGCGAGGCGTTCACGGACGTGGCTGCCGAATTCGACGGCACCGGCTCGGGAACGACCACAATCGCGACTGCGAGGTTCGACGGTGACCCCACCGAGTTCGCGGCCGCCATCAGGGAACAGCTATGACAGGAAACACCGCCGACGTCGACACCGAATGGGACCGCGGGGATCACCGCCGGTTCGCGCGGATCGAGACGGCACACGACGATCCAACGGCCGTCGCGGCCGCGGTCGCGCCGGACAACACCGCCGACGTCGACACTGAGGCGGTCGAATCCGACGGCGTGGTTCGAACCAGAATCCGGCGGGAGACGACCGGCGGGCTCCAGTCGACGGTGGACGACTACGTCGTCAACCTGATCGTCGCAGAGCGGCTCTCCGGGATCGCCGCCGACCACGCCGACGCCCTCGGCTATGACGGAAACAGCACCGACAGACGAACACGACACGAGACAGACGACACACATCATGAGTGAACGATCAGTAAGCAAGCAGAAGCGAGGTAAGCGATGGTACACCGTGATCGCGCCCGAGCAGTTCGACCGGGCGGAGATCGGCGAGACCGTCGCGGAGGAACCGGACATGGTCATCGGACGAACCATCGAGACGACGCTGGGCGACATCACTGACGACGCCGGCGCGAACAACACGAAGTTGACGTTCAAGATCACGGATGTCGGCTCCGACTCGGCGTATACGGAGTTCGTCAAACACGAGCTCACGCGGGACTACCTGCGATCGCTCGTGCGTCGGGGCGCATCGAAGATCGACGCGTCGATCACGGTGCTCACGACCGACGACTACCGACTGCAGGTCCAGCCGGTCGCGTTTACGACCAAGCGTGCGGACCGCTCCCAGGAGGAAGCGATCCGCCGGATCATGATCGATCAGGTCGAGGCAGCCGCCGAAGACCGCACGTTCGAACAGTACGTCGACAGCATTGTCGAAGGACGTCTCTCCTCGGCGATCTACGGTGACGCGAAGGAGATCTACCCGCTTCGTCGCGTCGAGGTCCAGAAGCTGACGCTCGAGGCGCGTCCCGAGGAAGTCGCCGCAGAAGAGGAAGCCGCCGTCGACGTCGACGCCGAAGACGTCGCCGTCGACGAGTAACCCTCGAGGATCTGCCGCAGACGAACATTCTTCGAGTCACTGTCAGTCTTCGACGAAGACGCGGCCGGTCATGCCTCCAGTTTCGTGGGGAACACAGACGTATCCGTACTCTCCCGGCACCTCGAACGTGTGCGAGAAGGTGTCGCCCGATTCCATGATCCCGCCGTAGTCGTCCCACCACTCCTGACGGGCGGTCAACTCGTCGTCGTAGCCCCCGCTTGCGAAGTAGTCCGCGTCCTCGGGGATGAGGTTCTCGTAGGCGGTCACGGTGTGGGCCCGCGCGCTGGTGTTTTTCCACACCACCGTCGTTCCCACTTCGACGATCAGCTCCTCGGGAACGAACTCGGTTGCGGTCATCCCGACGTCGTACTCTTCGTCGCCCAGCACGCTCGAACAGCCCGCAAGACCCGTAACCGCGGCGGTGCCAGCGGCCGCGAGAACCCGACGCCGCTTCATAGCGATCATTCGGGGCGTCACGGATAAAGGGTTCGCGGTTCAGCCGGATGGATCCCTTCGGTCCTCACGGGACCCCCGAACTGGCGGAACAACGGCCTAATCGCTCGCAGCCGGTTCCTCGGGATCCAGCGAGAACGTCTCCCCGACCATCTCCGTCGAGACGGGACGGCCGACCGACAGCGGCGAGACCGAAATCTCCCCGTCGACGGCCGCCCGACGGTCGGTCCCCACCGGGTCGGGAACGTCGAGGTTCAAAAACGAACGCCAGAACCGGTCGCGAAGTTCGATTCCCGCCTCCCCGCGTGCAGTCACTTCCGGATCAGTCGGATCGACGGTCGTCACGTCGTATCCGGTCGCCGGTCGGGTAAACCTCATCGGCGGGAAAGCCGACTCCGGCCACCCGTCTTCACCCCTGGGGTTGCCGAGGGTTCGTGCGGAGTCGGGGGCAGGTACGTTCACGTTCAGGTAGTCGGCTCCCTCGATCGGACCCGTAGAGAGCCACCGGTCGACAAGCCGGCAGGTGACGTCGGCGGCGACCGCGAAGTCCTCGACCGACGGGACCGCGTTCGTCGGCGGCAGATCGGAGAGATCGTACAGCGACATCGCGATCCCGGGAACCGAAAGCAGTGCCGCCTCGTGGGCTGCGCCGACCGTTCCCGACCGACCGAGGATGTGTGCACCGATGTTCGGTCCGTCGTTGCAGCCGGACACGACAAGCGACGGTTCGAGTTCGAGCCCGGCGAACGCGAAGGCCACGCAGTCGGCGGGCGTCCCCCGGACGGCGTAGCCGAGCTCGTGGTCGTCGTACTCGAGGGTGGTCTCCCACCAGGTGCGAGCGCCGCCGGCGCCGCTTTGGTTCGTGGCGGGCGCGACGACCGTCACGTCGTACTCCGAAGAGAGGGCGTCGTACAGCGCCCGAATCCCGGGCGCGTCGATCCCGTCGTCGTTCGTGAGCAGGAGTTCGGTCATACCTGTAGCTGTCGCCGGACGGTGATAGATGCACCGAGAACGGTTGGACGGGACGCCGATGCCGAGAGGCGCCGCTGCGGGAAACGAAACGAACGAAGCCTCACACCAACCTCAATCTACCGACCTCAATCTACCGACCTCAATCCGCTGCAACCGGCACTCGACGCTCCGCCAGCTCGAGTACGTCGTCGAAAAAGCCCAGCGAGTCGTGCGGTCCCGGGTTGGCCTCGGGGTGGTACTGACGGGTGATGACGTCCGACTCGGCACACTCCAGCCCCTCGACCGTGCCGTCGTTGACGTTCACCTGCGTCACTTCGAGGCTGCCGACCTCGTCGACGGTGTAGCCGTGGTTTTGAGTCGTCATCACGACCTGGTCGGTGCGGAGGTCGCGGACGGGCTGGTTGACTCCACGGTGACCGAACGCCATCTTCTCGGTGGTGCCGCCGAACGCCCGGGCGACGATCTGCTGTCCCAGGCAGATCCCCGCGATCGGGACGTCGCCGACGAACGACTCCACGAGCGACTGGGCCTGCTCGAAGTTCGCGGGATCGCCCGGCCCGTTCGAGACGAACAGCAGATCCGGATCCACCGCGGCGACCTCCGACTCGCTCGCGTCGTACGGGAGGACGTGGACGTCCGCACCGCGGGCGGTAAGCGACTCTATGATCGATCCCTTGACGCCACAGTCGACGAGCGCGACGTCGTACTCGCCGCCTCCATCGTAGGTCGTCGCCGAGGGAACGCTCACTTGTGAGCCGATATCTACGTGATCGCTCATCCCTTTCGCGTTCGCGAGCTCCTCGCGTGCGTCCGCCGGAGTCGCGTCCGGTCCGGCGGCGATCCCGCACCGCATCGCCCCTTCTTCCCGGACGGTCGTCACCAGTTCCCGCGTGTCGAGGTGGTCGATCGCCGGCACGCCCTCGTCTGCGAGCCACGCCGCCGCCTCGTCGGTGAACTCGCGGGCGATCGCAGCACGGGGGTGGACGCGGTCGGACTCGAACCGCTCCGCTCGGACGCCGTAGTTTCCGATCAGGGGGTACGAGAACGTGAGGATCTGCTCTTCGTACGAGGGGTCAGTGAGCGACTCCTCGTACCCCGTATAGGCAGTCGTAAACACCAGTTCGCCACGGGTGCGCCCCGGCGCACGAGCACGTGCTTCGAACACGCGTCCGTCGGCCAGCGCGAGGTAGGCGTCCGACATTACGAGATACGAATGGACTCCCGGGTAATAAGTGCGTCGTTCGAAGCGACGTTACGAAATTCGTAATCGGTAAGGGACTGGAAATACATTTTCGTACATGGACGACCTCGACCGTCGCATCCTGAACATCCTCCGGCGGGACGCTCGAACGCCCTACACGGAGATCGCAGAGTCGGTCGGAACCTCTGAAGGAACCGTCCGCAACCGGGTCGAACGCATGACCGAGGAAGGAGTAATCGAGCGGTTCACGGTTACGACCCGGACGGGGAACGTGAAGGCGATGATCGAGATCTCGGTGGCGATGGACGTCGACACCGCCGGCGTCTCCGAACGGATGGCCGACTGGGCGGAGGTAGACTTTGTCTGGCAGGTGTCCGGGGAGGAAGACGTCGTGTTGATCGTCGACGCCGTCGACACGCGCGCGGTGAACGAACTGATCTCTCAGGCCCGGGAGATGGACGAAGTGAAAAGTACCAAGACGCGGCTGATTCTCGACGAGCGGCTGGGATAGCCGATCCGCTCACCCCTGGAACCCGGAGCAGACACCGAACCCTTATTGTGTCCGCTGTCCGTCACGGCGCACATGAGTTCCGAGCAGACGGACGCCGAGAGTGGGGCCGACTCCGGTGGCGCGGACAGCCGTTCCGGCGACGAGCCGGTCCACGAGAACGCGCGACAGGACGTCATTGCGGTCGATGCGGACGACAGTGCTACGGGGACGGTCAACAGACTCGAAGCACACACCGGGGACGGCGTCCGACACCGGGCGTTTACCTGCATGGTGTTCGACGGCGAGGGGCGGATCCTGCTCGCACAGCGGGCTCCCGAAAAACGACTCTGGGACACCCACTGGGACGGAACGGTCGCCTCACACCCCGTCGAAGGGCAAAGCCAGAAGGAAGCGACGAGACAGCGCCTCGAGGAGGAGCTCGGCGTGACGCCGGACCAGTACAGCGATCTCCGTGTCACCGACAAGTTCGAGTACAAACGCTACTACCCGAACCAGGGCGTCGAGTGGGAGGTGTGTGCCGTGTTGCAGGTCACCCTCGAGGACACGACGCTGTCGCCGGACGACGCCGAAATCGGCGGGCGGATGTGGGTCGACTACGAGCACTTCCACGAAAACCCGAAACTGTACCGCCAGCTCAGGCTGTGTCCCTGGTTCGAGATCGCCGTACGTCGGGACGTCGCCTGATACTGGTTATTGTAGTGATTGACCGGACGATCGGCCACCGGATGGGCCGATCGTCCGGTAACGGCCGAGAATAATCATTATGAAAGCGCCGAATAAAGCGCCCGGAAGCGGTCTCTCTGTGCCTATTGGCTTTTATAAGTAGTGCCGTCGTACCCCGACCCGTGTGTACCCTGACACTCGCCTGGCAGGTGTTCCCCGACGCGCCCATCGTCGCGGCGGCGAACCGGGACGAGGCGACCGACCGCCCGTCATCGCCACCGAAGATTCGTTCGGACGGGATCGCAGCGTCTACGGGCGAACCCGGTCCAGCCGTGCTCGCGCCGGTCGACGACCGGGCTGGGGGAACCTGGATCGGCCTCAACGATCGGGGGGTGTTCGCTGCGATCACTAACCGCTGGAACGCGTCCGACCTGAAGGGGGACCGTTCGCGGGGGCTTCTGGTAGCGGACTGTCTCCGTTCGGATTCGGCAACGGACGCGGCGAGACACGTCGAACGGGAGCTCGACCGGACCGCATACGAGGGATTCAACCTCGTTCTCGCCGACGCCGAGAGCGCTCATCTCCTGGAGTGGACCGGCCGCTTCCAGGTTCGCAGCTTCGCTCCCGGCGTTCACGTCGTCGTCAACGTCGGCGCGGACGGGGTCTACGAGATTCCCCACGAGCGTGCCGAACTCGGTGAAACGCAGGCGCAAAACGCCGACGAACTCAGAGCTCGCCTCCAGCCCGAGCCGGGAGAGACGGCCGACCGCTGGCTCGACCGGGCGGGCGGAGCCCTCGGGGATCACGAGGCGGGAGTCTGCGTACACGGCGACGGCTTCGGTACCCGGTCGTCGTCACTGGTTCGGCTTTCGAGCGACGGCGACGTACGGTACGACTACGCCGACGGACCCCCCTGCGAGACGCCCGCAGAACCGGTCGACCTCGACGGGACGTTCACGATCGAAGCAGAGCGAGAGAGCAGGTTTTAAGCGACTCGCAGGCGGGTGTACGTGTATGAGCGTCTCCGAGGAGGAAGCTGAACTGTCGGCCGACGAGCTCGCTGGACTCGAGCTCGTCCGAGAGACCGGGGGAATCCACCAAAGCGACTTCTGGAAGGAGCTGGACATCTCCTCGCGGAAGGGAAGCCGGATCGCGGACAAACTCGAGAGTACGGATCTCATCGAGCGGGAAGAAACCGTCTACCAGGGACACAACACCTATCTCCTCCGACCCACGGCGCGCGACCTCGACTTCGAGCTTTTGATGGCAGGCGACATGCTCTCCCCGTTTATCGGCGAAGAGGAGGTCAACCCGCAAAGCGACGCCTTCTCGCAGTGGTTGATGAACCTCGCGTACGAGGAGTCCTGAAACGGGACGCCGGCGGACCTCACTCAATGTAGCGTCCCATCCCTTTCGACCCCGGAGCGACGGGTTCGAACCCCCACTGTTCGTAAAACCCGTCGACGTCGGCGATCAGGTTCACGTACGCCCCCGTGGGCGCAGTCTCCTCGAGGTACGCCATCAACCGATCCATGATTTCCGTCCCGATCCCGTTGCCCTGGTGGTCGGGATGCACCGCCACGTCCGAGATCTGATACACTGCGCCGCCGTCGCCGACGATCCGCCCCATCCCGACGGTCGCCCCGTCGTTGCTCTCTTCGTGAACGTCGTCGGTAGTTGCGGTGCGTTCGGATGTGCCGTCGACGGTAACAACGACCCCGTACAGGGTGCCCGGCAGCCCGCGCCGGGCCGACTCGACCGTGCGGGGCGTCATCCCGGAACGGCGGCGGAGTTCGGTGAACCGTTCGGGGGAGGGCGTGCCGGGTTCGAACGCGTACGCGTCCGTTCGGTCGGCGACCATGTGGGGCGGATGAGGTGAGCGGGCCGTTACTGCTCGGTGTCGTCGCTTTCGTCTGTGTCGTCTTCGCCTGCTTCTTCGTCGTCTTCGCCTGCTTCTTCGTCGTCTTCGTCGCTTGCAAGCAGATCGTGCTCCTCCAGAATCTCCTCGATCTCCTCGGGCGACCGATCGTGGAACTGTTCGTCCTCGACCGAGACGGTCGCGACGCCGACGCCCTCTGGCGTGAGCCCCTCGTCGTTGCTC
Coding sequences within:
- a CDS encoding DUF2800 domain-containing protein, which encodes MAFSVSWHTLLDELDDLPEGATLITPLSHKRFRIDDVQEQRVIITFEDRDEKRPLQRDQFETLYRRITDEPGGFELDRLPADADPYPAVLSLHPQFEIDEDAGVISETDGPTSTQLLDAEPDTEPEERSEPDLDVYADSLLLVDALERHDVTTLSEMETDALVNLYTLLSDVQRNANDLRQDVAGVLLNRLHHDRPVRGPFGSVQRTTRRNRSLKDEDEVLAKLEEAGIDRERVTGIDRSKIDDALEVTKLSETDVYDIEESEYVRKAEVDEEVKETRLQGLKEQLAATEGEEAEDLRQEIEDLEGRIDELTSFRTGAEVHE
- a CDS encoding 30S ribosomal protein S15, which codes for MARMHTRRRGSSGSDRPVADDPPEWSDVEPDAIEERVLELADQGHDPSQIGMKLRDEGVKGVPVPDVKLATGKKLTEILEENDADPELPEDLRNLMERAVRLREHMQENQQDHSNKRALQNTEAKIRRLANYYRGDKLEEDFKYNYENAVELLEE
- a CDS encoding exonuclease RecJ yields the protein MSGTDAVGPSADATSVAATVREASFLTLLSDTDGDAIAAAGLIAGAARTAGIPFQVRSTDDPNGLLSTGLPNDGPDERTLVVGRESAIADASLPGKVSTADGESASASAYRTAIELDDDPDPVLALAGSIAAGAVPGDDGTAAILERARERDRLEQRPGVGLPVRELTDGLGHSVQFLAPFSGDPDRTAEILDEWGLPTDADAGELEPGQQEQLASLLAIEVTTAEGAVPEAAAAIETALRPYAIDGPFETLAGYAEVLDVLARERPGTAIAIALDRDDREGPNSSNRSPQLRESALEAWRAHARGTHRAIDAATTGRYDGSLLARVDADPAVLPTIARLLCDYRSPEPVVVVIQQGADGAGGAAAGANRDPGGGGPALGEAFTDVAAEFDGTGSGTTTIATARFDGDPTEFAAAIREQL
- a CDS encoding KEOPS complex subunit Pcc1; amino-acid sequence: MTGNTADVDTEWDRGDHRRFARIETAHDDPTAVAAAVAPDNTADVDTEAVESDGVVRTRIRRETTGGLQSTVDDYVVNLIVAERLSGIAADHADALGYDGNSTDRRTRHETDDTHHE
- a CDS encoding 30S ribosomal protein S3ae; the protein is MSERSVSKQKRGKRWYTVIAPEQFDRAEIGETVAEEPDMVIGRTIETTLGDITDDAGANNTKLTFKITDVGSDSAYTEFVKHELTRDYLRSLVRRGASKIDASITVLTTDDYRLQVQPVAFTTKRADRSQEEAIRRIMIDQVEAAAEDRTFEQYVDSIVEGRLSSAIYGDAKEIYPLRRVEVQKLTLEARPEEVAAEEEAAVDVDAEDVAVDE
- a CDS encoding plastocyanin/azurin family copper-binding protein → MKRRRVLAAAGTAAVTGLAGCSSVLGDEEYDVGMTATEFVPEELIVEVGTTVVWKNTSARAHTVTAYENLIPEDADYFASGGYDDELTARQEWWDDYGGIMESGDTFSHTFEVPGEYGYVCVPHETGGMTGRVFVED
- the surE gene encoding 5'/3'-nucleotidase SurE is translated as MTELLLTNDDGIDAPGIRALYDALSSEYDVTVVAPATNQSGAGGARTWWETTLEYDDHELGYAVRGTPADCVAFAFAGLELEPSLVVSGCNDGPNIGAHILGRSGTVGAAHEAALLSVPGIAMSLYDLSDLPPTNAVPSVEDFAVAADVTCRLVDRWLSTGPIEGADYLNVNVPAPDSARTLGNPRGEDGWPESAFPPMRFTRPATGYDVTTVDPTDPEVTARGEAGIELRDRFWRSFLNLDVPDPVGTDRRAAVDGEISVSPLSVGRPVSTEMVGETFSLDPEEPAASD
- the carA gene encoding glutamine-hydrolyzing carbamoyl-phosphate synthase small subunit, which translates into the protein MSDAYLALADGRVFEARARAPGRTRGELVFTTAYTGYEESLTDPSYEEQILTFSYPLIGNYGVRAERFESDRVHPRAAIAREFTDEAAAWLADEGVPAIDHLDTRELVTTVREEGAMRCGIAAGPDATPADAREELANAKGMSDHVDIGSQVSVPSATTYDGGGEYDVALVDCGVKGSIIESLTARGADVHVLPYDASESEVAAVDPDLLFVSNGPGDPANFEQAQSLVESFVGDVPIAGICLGQQIVARAFGGTTEKMAFGHRGVNQPVRDLRTDQVVMTTQNHGYTVDEVGSLEVTQVNVNDGTVEGLECAESDVITRQYHPEANPGPHDSLGFFDDVLELAERRVPVAAD
- a CDS encoding Lrp/AsnC family transcriptional regulator — protein: MDDLDRRILNILRRDARTPYTEIAESVGTSEGTVRNRVERMTEEGVIERFTVTTRTGNVKAMIEISVAMDVDTAGVSERMADWAEVDFVWQVSGEEDVVLIVDAVDTRAVNELISQAREMDEVKSTKTRLILDERLG
- the idi gene encoding isopentenyl-diphosphate Delta-isomerase; its protein translation is MSSEQTDAESGADSGGADSRSGDEPVHENARQDVIAVDADDSATGTVNRLEAHTGDGVRHRAFTCMVFDGEGRILLAQRAPEKRLWDTHWDGTVASHPVEGQSQKEATRQRLEEELGVTPDQYSDLRVTDKFEYKRYYPNQGVEWEVCAVLQVTLEDTTLSPDDAEIGGRMWVDYEHFHENPKLYRQLRLCPWFEIAVRRDVA
- a CDS encoding NRDE family protein, which produces MCTLTLAWQVFPDAPIVAAANRDEATDRPSSPPKIRSDGIAASTGEPGPAVLAPVDDRAGGTWIGLNDRGVFAAITNRWNASDLKGDRSRGLLVADCLRSDSATDAARHVERELDRTAYEGFNLVLADAESAHLLEWTGRFQVRSFAPGVHVVVNVGADGVYEIPHERAELGETQAQNADELRARLQPEPGETADRWLDRAGGALGDHEAGVCVHGDGFGTRSSSLVRLSSDGDVRYDYADGPPCETPAEPVDLDGTFTIEAERESRF
- a CDS encoding MarR family transcriptional regulator is translated as MSVSEEEAELSADELAGLELVRETGGIHQSDFWKELDISSRKGSRIADKLESTDLIEREETVYQGHNTYLLRPTARDLDFELLMAGDMLSPFIGEEEVNPQSDAFSQWLMNLAYEES
- a CDS encoding GNAT family N-acetyltransferase, with product MVADRTDAYAFEPGTPSPERFTELRRRSGMTPRTVESARRGLPGTLYGVVVTVDGTSERTATTDDVHEESNDGATVGMGRIVGDGGAVYQISDVAVHPDHQGNGIGTEIMDRLMAYLEETAPTGAYVNLIADVDGFYEQWGFEPVAPGSKGMGRYIE